DNA from Papio anubis isolate 15944 chromosome 1, Panubis1.0, whole genome shotgun sequence:
GGGCGTCAGAGGGACAACTGAGTGTACCCCAGAGCCAGGCACCCCGCGGTCTCCCAGGCCGGGGCTTGAGCCTTGCTAGCAGGGCGGACAGCCAGGGCGGGTGCTAGTTTTCTTGAGCATGGTGGAGGATGCCTTCCACCAAAGGAAGCTGCCGAGGGGAGACGGATCTGCTCTCACCTTTTGGGCTTTTGGGGAACCCAGGCAGAAAAATCTCAGTGAGGCACGGGAAAGAAACTTTTGCAAAATGTGCCGCTGCCGCTCCTCAGCAGAGGATAGTGGGCGGTTTGAAGCTGTTTTCTCCAAGTGTTCAAGTGGCTGGGGCCCTGGCGACCCGGGTCAGCCTCTCTGGGACAGCACGGGTGGGTCTGAAAGCCAGAGCTCCCCCGCGTGTGGGAGCAGAGCCCAAGCTGCGGAAACCACCGGGCGCTGGGTTGTTTTTGGAAGGCTCCGACACTGATCAGCCAAACTGATATCCCTTATATTGTGTGAAAACATTGGCTCCCAGGCTGGAACTCCAGCGTTTCCGCCTAGAGCAGATTTTGCCTTTGGGTAGGTGGTGGTGTTCCTGGGGTGAGGGGCCCTCCTCTTACCGGACACCCAGGAGAGCAACCTACATGAAAGTGAGGGCCTCAGCCTCCGGGCTCCCTCAGAGGGTCCTCCCTCTTGGCGGCCCAGGGGAGCCAAAGACATTTTTTAGATGTCCCAATGTCTTACAGTGCAGCGGGCAGCACTCCAGGACCCTCTTTGTTGGTGTAGCTGCTCACAAGCCCACCTTCCTGATGGGGAGCTTCCTGAAGGCCTCCctctccattcctctctccccACATCCCAGGTCCAAAGTCCAGTtctaagacaaagaaaggcaCCCAGAAATTGTTTGTAGGGGCACCTAGGATAGGTGAGGCCACTGGCATTGGACCCCAGTAAAAAGTCACAGACATAGATCACTGGGAGGGCTCCCTCCCGAGCCCTGTATCTCACCGAGAATCTCAGCACAGAATGTTCTAGCTGGTGTTTCTTGAACATAAATCTTTATTCCAACTGCAGTAGCTTTgacagaaaaaagcagggcacATTTCATCATGCTTCGACCCTAATCAAATGGTTCTCATGCCAAAGCTCCCTACAGTTCTAATTTGCCCTATTtggatggggttgggggtggggcaggacAGCGAGAGTTACAGAGGGAATGAATAAGACCATTTGCTCTTTTCTCGGATGGACAATTTGGGCCTGTTCTCTTGAAAACCAGTGTAGGCATTTCATCCTCGGGGGGAGACAGGACGGCTAGGAGGGGAAAATGTCTGTCTTACTACAACTGCTCTGTCTGGGGCAAAATTGAGGCTTcagggaaaatacaaaatgaaagttGCAGGGGAAGGGGGTTGTGTGAGGCTAGGTGGAACGAACCCTGGAGTCCCTCTGTGACCTTCACTCCTGTCTAAGATGCTCTGGATGGAATCAGTGTTGATGAACACATTCACAAAGCCCCACGAGAACCACCCAGGTTGCTAACTTTCCTGGAGGCTGGAGAGTGCTGGTAAAGATGAGAGATCacaccttcctcctcctgctgctctgtcctcccctccccttcctcacaCCCCTCTCTGGCCTTCTCTTTGTCCTGCTTGTTTCATTTCCCCTGTTGGGGAGAAGCAGAAAGCCGTTGTTCCCTGCCGGCCCACCTGTCCTCCACATCTCCTGGTTTATATGGTTCTCACTCCATTTACTTAGTCTTTCTGCCCCACCCACTTCTCTGCAGGTCTCACGGCCCCAGTCACCTTTGGTCACTTATGGAAATCAtccaattaagaataaaaaagtttTCAGAAGTTCTTTCCCATCTCTGGCTTCCTTGGCTGTGGGCCAATGTTGGGGCCCCTGGAAGTTGCTACTGTGGCTGTTAGTAGGTTGTAAGAGTGTCAGAGGCACTAATGTTTTCTTGGGGTAATGAAGTCTTTCTGCAGGAGGCTGCTGAGGGATAAACCGAGGAGTGGCCATGAGTACTAAGGCCAGCTGAACATGAAACCAGATCTACTTTGACAGGCCTCATGAGATTACTCTGTTACAACTCTTCCAGACAGCACATCTTCCCCTACAAATGAGCAGCGCACAGATCTTTGGTGCAAGCCTCGTCCTATCTATCGAGTGCCCCCAGAACTGAGACTGTGCCTCTGAGGCCAGGGCAGCCCCGTGCCCAGTGGTGATCTGCCTCCTGATGAGGCTCCACTAACTTCCCCAAGGGAGGAGACCAGAGCCCATGCTTCCAGGCGGTGGGCAGGTAATCCAATGATTAGGTAGCTTTGGCTCTGGAATGTAGAACAAAATTGCAATCCAGCAGGCTTCCTTTGCTAATCATGCCTGACTTATTCTAATATCTGAAACCAGTTAGCCTTTCCTGAAGTTGCAGCACTGGCTAGGGGTGGGGTAAGGGTTACAGGTGGGCCTTAGAAGGAGCCAGGGAGTACTTTGGACAATTCGGACAATTCCCCCTGCATCTTCCTGAGACTTGCAGATGATTTTACTGAGAAAAATAACCAGTGTCAGCACACAGGATGCTtccaaaaatttaataaataatgattCTTTAAAACTGTATAAACTATAAATTACCATGCAGtccttataatttaaaataatttacaggtTGAGGTAGGGAGGGGCCCAGGAGAGTGtggaaggggcaggggagggagtgTGTCGGCAGGTCAGGCTCTTCTCACAGCCTTCCtgctgagcacacacacacaggccgtGTCGATCCGGATAAATCGCCAGGCAGCCTGCTTGCCATCCATGGTCAGCGCCTTGACAAAGGTGTGAGTCGTGGTACAATATGAGTTCCAATGCTTTGAGTCAATGCCCCGGCACCCGCTGTCAACGGGATTTGGGTCCCGGCACTTGGTCTCAAAAAAGTACTGTTTGAATACACTGTTGTTAATGTTCACCTCTCCCAACACCATCACCTCCTTGCCCTTGATGTCTGTGGCGGTGGTCTTATCCCCAACCCACACGCTGACACTGTCACACACCGAGAACTCGCCCCTGTGGAAGATAGGGTGGGACGATGACCGCTTGCTCCTGTGAGTCCTGTTGAAGGGGGCAGCACCACCGACCTCAAAGTCCAGATcctgagtgtctgcagcttcaGGTGGGGGCTGAGTGCTAAACAGCACACGGGGTGAACGGAGTCGCCGCTTTTTAAACAGCCTGGGGTCCACAGTAATGTTGCGGGTCTGCCCTGCCACTCGTGCAGCTATCGCCACTGCCGGGGTGCTGCGGACTCTGCGAAGGGCCGTGTCAAGGGAATGCTGAAGTTTAGTCCAGTGGGCTTGGGGGATGGTGTGTCCTGCAGGGACATTGCTCTCTGAGTGTGGTTCTGCCTGTATGCCGATCAGAAAAGCTGTGATCAGAGTGTAGAACAACATGGACATTACGCTATGCACctggaatgaaaaagaaatgagggtGACTCCATGGAGTACTAAATGCAGTCAAAAGGCAGTTTCTGGGTCCCTCGGAGTTGACCTCCCACGGGGATCACAAAGAGATTTCATTCAAACTGGGGCATTTCTGAGAGGGAAAGGGTGTGCTAGCAATGGTTACACCGGGACAACAGGCATAAGCCAGGCTGACTCAGGCAGTATGGATGTGTGGTCTCCCCATCCAGGCTTCTCCAGGAAGGGACAGAGCCCCTGGAATTTTGCCCAGTAGTTCAGTATGAGCTTGGAAATATCAAACAGAATCCTTTGAGTTCTCTGACGcttaaggaggctgagggaggtggtaAGTGTCCATGTGTGTACCAGGGAGGCCGGTGGGGAGAGTTTGACACCTCTCCCTGGCACTTGTGCCTTTATGTGATGGTGCTGTCCTGCTCAGCAGTTCTGAATCCTCTGGGAAGGCACTGGGGAGATCTGCTGGGGACATGTCTTGAAGCCTCAGCACTGGGTACCCCCTTTCAGACAGTGCACTGGCTCAGCTCTAAGATCTGGTGACTCGGAGCCCTTGTTATGAATTCACAAAGCATCATGTTTGGCAAAAACCTTGTGGCTCTGGGACCAACTTAGTCCAGGCACCTCTTCAGACACTACCCCACATATATAACTGTGGACCACATAATAGTTCCTCTTtgtgtaatgtttttaaaatgttgtcacTTCTATCTTCTCATGAGTCTGTGAGTTCGATTAggatttatcatatttatttcacatataaggaaactgattcacagaaaatgaactaacacTAAAGCATTGAAGTCATAAATGAAAACTGAACCAGAAATAGAATCCAAAGTTGACCCCTTACTAAGCCAGTCTGTCCTTCCATccacccttccttcttttctccctgcctttctctttcactcttaaacatgtcttttctttttattatttgttcttaTGTGACTATAGATCAAATGGTATGGATCTATCTGTCCCCAAGAGGACTCTATACTGCACTGCAGTTACCCCACAAATAATCCCCCCACTTGGTCAAGTAGTTGTAGAATTAGTTCTCCTAGAGGGCCTCTCACTGGCCTCTGTGGCTCTCCTGTGCATACTTGTAGATGTGTAGCAAACATCAGCTCCTCTGTAAAGCTTCCACAGATCTTCTTGGTTGGATTAGAAATATCTCCTGTAAGAGTGTTCTGCAAACTTCCAATTCTATCCTTTCTCCCATCTCTCCTTCCCACTCTCATGGATCATTCTACTTCCTTTCCACACAGATACCACCTAGTCCTCGAAGCCTTTTCAGACCACTCTAACCAAAAATGATATCTTTCCATTCTGCACTTCAGAATAGCATAattgtatgtgcatatgtgtgtgtgcatgtatgtgtgtgtgtgtggtgtgttctCTTCTACTAAATCAGTGCAATGACAAGAATTCTGCATTGGGTCTGGGGGTTAGAAAACCTTGTTTGGATTCCTACTCCACTACTTGTTAGCAGAAGAAACCCATTTAATTTCCCAGAGCCTTAGTGTTCTCATTGATCGGAGGTGGGCAAGAAACACTATTTCCCAGAGTCATTGTTAGGATGAAGTAGGTTCTCACAAAATTTGTGTAAATTATGAGTTATTTCCGTCTGCTTGTGTCAAGgactttgtcttttgtgttttctacTGCTGGGTTTACCTCTCTCAGACCTCCTTCAAAGCCATTTTTATTGTCTCACCGTGACTGTGAGGTACTGGAGGGTGGAGCTGTGTCTCATCCACTTGTGTATCTGGGCACTCCATCCCTTGTATTCCACAACAGTTTGTGCATAACCCTATCACCTCTCCTAGGGTTGTGGGTAATCATTGACTTGTCTGTCTCCCTGAGAGTGCTTTGGAAGCTGCACATTTTGCACTTCAATATTTCCAGGGCCAGTTGCCgtgtctggcatgtagtaggtactcaaaaattaaggagaatgaatgaaagaatgaatgggaGTGGCAAGAGAAGCTCACCATCTGCCTTCTTTCCATCACAGTGCGTGGTTTCTTTTGGCCTTTGTGCATATGGCTACACACTgcttttttaatctgttttaagGCAACGCATTCTTCTCCTCCATACTGTGCTTTTATTCAGCTGGAAATAGACAGCTCTTTGGTGAGATACCAAGAAGGAAATCAccaaattcttttctctttggtttctttGAAGAATGCTTCTGTTTGCTCCAATTCTCCAGCTGACCATGCAAAGCAGGCAATGGCATATCTGGGGTTTTGACCATTACCAGATCTGTTGGCTAATGGTCTTGCAGATAAATGTCTGGACAACTCTTAGAGGACTGAATATTCAGTTGGCAGCAAATCTAAACCCTTTACTTTTGCTCCTtttcatgtttcatttctttgttcttctcaGTACATAATATCTCTTATTAGATAGattaaaggagaagaaagaaaactgaaattcatcCCCTTATATCCAAATCAGTAACACTTGTTAGAATTTTgaggggaaaatgaaaataactaaataaaaaggtTTTGATGGACATAAGGGACATACTTCTCCCTATTCCCCATTACCCGAAGTTCCCACTTCATTCATGGTCTCCCCTTTGGTGGGCTCATCCTCTTCTAAGGAGCCCATTGAAATTTCTGTGCAATCGACTCCCATACCTGGATCTCTAATCAACTAGTCTTTTGAAGCTAGTTCTGCCTTCCAGCTTCTTGAAGGCAATTCTCCATAGATACTGGCATTGTAAATGCAAGACATCTAAAACGAAAATCTCCATACTCATAATCCTAATTAGGACCATCTTCTCCCCATCTTCCTTCTCTGCATACAACAGCAACAGACCCATTTTGGATCATTTGATTATTAGTTTCACAGCTACCATCTCTTTTGATCCTCTCTCCTCATCTCC
Protein-coding regions in this window:
- the NGF gene encoding beta-nerve growth factor isoform X2, producing MSMLFYTLITAFLIGIQAEPHSESNVPAGHTIPQAHWTKLQHSLDTALRRVRSTPAVAIAARVAGQTRNITVDPRLFKKRRLRSPRVLFSTQPPPEAADTQDLDFEVGGAAPFNRTHRSKRSSSHPIFHRGEFSVCDSVSVWVGDKTTATDIKGKEVMVLGEVNINNSVFKQYFFETKCRDPNPVDSGCRGIDSKHWNSYCTTTHTFVKALTMDGKQAAWRFIRIDTACVCVLSRKAVRRA
- the NGF gene encoding beta-nerve growth factor isoform X1 codes for the protein MPALPLHRVLVSGRAVQGAGWHAGPKLSSASGPNNSFTKGAAFYPGHTEVHSVMSMLFYTLITAFLIGIQAEPHSESNVPAGHTIPQAHWTKLQHSLDTALRRVRSTPAVAIAARVAGQTRNITVDPRLFKKRRLRSPRVLFSTQPPPEAADTQDLDFEVGGAAPFNRTHRSKRSSSHPIFHRGEFSVCDSVSVWVGDKTTATDIKGKEVMVLGEVNINNSVFKQYFFETKCRDPNPVDSGCRGIDSKHWNSYCTTTHTFVKALTMDGKQAAWRFIRIDTACVCVLSRKAVRRA